A segment of the Psilocybe cubensis strain MGC-MH-2018 chromosome 5, whole genome shotgun sequence genome:
TCACTCACATCGCATGTACAATGACACCCACACCCCAGCTGTCAGCTTTGTTATTATGTGGTCGACATCGAACAATTTCGGGTGCCATGTAGCTGGCACTCCCAATGGTATACTTCTCACAATTAGTAACTGTAGAGTGAGTCAACAGAGTAGGGAAACTCACATTTTTCTGGGTAAGCATTCCGGGTGCTACTCTGTCAGCAAGGCCGAAGTCTGCCACTTTTACCCAAAGCGGCTCTGCGGAAAATACAAGAATGTTCTGCTCCTTGTTAGCGCAGATAAGAGGAATAATTGGTTTGATATACCTCAGGCTTCAGGTCATAATGTATCAGACCGAGAGCGTGAACATGctgaaaaaaatattaacACACATATTACGAGCACGCGAGTTCAACACATACCCTCATTGCATCGCAAATCTGGTGGGCAGTAGTCCTAACCTCATTTTCAGCTGTTTCATGAGTCGGTTAAACACTTGATTAACCACATCGGTGATACATGGGAGACTCACTAATTCCAGTCTCAATCCCAAGGTCCGCGactctctttctttcaattAGGTACGTGAGTAAATCACCTCTTGGAGACATCGGCATTACGATATCTAAAAAAATGTGCTGTTTAGCCCAACTGTGACTTGGAATTACTACCCATGCAAATTTTTACTTACGAATGGTTTTGAGCTCGGCATCAACAAAAAACTCCTCCATGCTGCATATATGTTTATGGTTCAACTTCCTAAGTAGTAGCAATATTGACACCTCGTGT
Coding sequences within it:
- a CDS encoding putative myosin light chain kinase (putative myosin light chain kinase DDB_G0282429), translated to MEEFFVDAELKTIHIVMPMSPRGDLLTYLIERKRVADLGIETGITENEVRTTAHQICDAMRHVHALGLIHYDLKPEEQNILVFSAEPLWVKVADFGLADRVAPGMLTQKNYTIGSASYMAPEIVRCRPHNNKADSWGVGVIVHAM